One stretch of Pedobacter riviphilus DNA includes these proteins:
- a CDS encoding GDSL-type esterase/lipase family protein, protein MKSNFLFFILLISTSSLFAQAQKADSLNNKPEKENFADDWAALTKYQKENELLPPPNRKEKRVVFLGSSIFEFWKQKDPEYFAKNPYLDRGISGQISPQLLIRFRQDVINLKPKVVIILAGSNDIAGNTGHVTTDKIMDNIKSMAELARLHHIKVILCKYLPVYEYPWNKRIKAADSIVNLNEKIEAYAKDRNYTILDYWTPLVDERKGQRAELTVDGVHPNLAGYKIMEEVTDVAVKKALKNSR, encoded by the coding sequence ATGAAAAGTAATTTCTTGTTTTTTATCTTGCTGATTTCTACAAGTAGTTTGTTTGCCCAGGCTCAGAAAGCGGATTCTTTAAACAATAAACCTGAAAAAGAAAACTTTGCCGATGATTGGGCGGCCCTTACAAAGTACCAGAAAGAGAATGAGCTTTTGCCACCTCCAAACCGAAAAGAAAAGCGGGTGGTATTTTTAGGGAGTTCGATTTTTGAATTCTGGAAACAGAAAGATCCTGAATATTTTGCTAAAAACCCATATCTGGATAGGGGGATAAGTGGGCAGATTTCGCCGCAACTGCTTATCCGTTTCCGGCAGGATGTAATTAACCTTAAACCAAAAGTGGTGATTATTTTGGCAGGTAGTAATGATATTGCGGGCAATACTGGTCATGTTACCACGGATAAGATTATGGATAACATTAAATCGATGGCAGAACTGGCGCGGTTACACCATATTAAGGTAATACTCTGTAAATATCTGCCTGTTTACGAATATCCATGGAATAAGCGTATTAAAGCGGCCGATTCCATTGTGAACTTAAATGAAAAAATTGAGGCCTATGCCAAAGATAGAAATTACACCATTTTGGATTATTGGACGCCGCTGGTAGACGAAAGGAAAGGACAGCGGGCTGAACTAACAGTTGATGGTGTTCATCCTAACCTTGCAGGTTATAAAATAATGGAAGAAGTGACGGATGTTGCGGTGAAAAAAGCCTTGAAAAATAGTCGCTAG